The following proteins are encoded in a genomic region of Takifugu rubripes chromosome 21, fTakRub1.2, whole genome shotgun sequence:
- the LOC101070847 gene encoding ELMO domain-containing protein 3-like isoform X1, whose translation MEESADVTSGTEGSTELSCECKPLEEITNGHSNLKSVRNGLVPGGAGRDPVVPSAALTPLPISTLKQNGLLQTLSAGGGQAKPAEENPELEKARQEWEALENIQPALPEDLNPTPIISFNEALQYFQTTDLGDVRKSIQPTVRRTGLAAITHFLFGPPRLHRELVEERDLVFAIAQCQMDNSQTVHMRVLQTIYKRLLGSRLDCPRYGSHWENIGFQGTDPATDLRGTGFLGLMHTLYLVMDPETLPLARDIYRLSQHRTQNFPFSVMSINMTRIALQVLREEALSKECNRRQQVVGVLNEFYVATFLHLFQLWKGQQKTIAESGTVLKGQQSEVELFAKKNPKQMLRRLELFLKARQAGSPPGGSPDPQAQPASPGLGHHQARGSQGKELHFTGVCDLPPDMEGEARLI comes from the exons ATGGAAGAAAGCGCTGATGTCACATCTGGCACAGAG ggctCAACTGAGTTATCCTGTGAATGTAAACCATTAGAGGAAATCACCAATGGACACTCCAACCTGAAGTCt GTGAGGAACGGCCTAGTACCTGGTGGTGCCGGTAGGGACCCGGTGGTGCCGTCAGCCGCCCTCACACCTCTGCCG ATCTCCACACTGAAGCAGAACGGTCTTCTGCAGACCCTGTCAGCCGGGGGGGGCCAAGCCAAGCCTGCAG AAGAAAACCCCGAGTTGGAGAAGGCCCGGCAGGAGTGGGAGGCCCTGGAGAACATCCAACCAG CTCTCCCCGAGGACCTGAACCCAACACCAATCATATCTTTCAACGAAGCCTTGCAGTACTTCCAGACCACAGATCTCGGAGACGTGCGG AAGAGCATCCAGCCGACGGTCCGCAGGACAGGCTTGGCTGccatcactcacttcctgtttggcccCCCGCGGCTGCAcagggagctggtggaggagcggGACCTGGTCTTCGCCATCGCTCAGT GTCAGATGGACAACAGCCAGACGGTGCACATGCGAGTCCTCCAAACCATCTACAAGCGGCTGCTGGGCAGCAGGCTGGATTGTCCTCGCTACGGATCCCACTGGGAGAACATCGGGTTTCAGG GTACCGATCCAGCCACTGACCTACGTGGAACCGGGTTTCTGGGTCTGATGCACACGTTATACCTGGTGATGGATCCGGAGACGCTGCCACTGGCCCGGGACATCTACAGGTTGTCCCAGCACCGTACTCAG aacttcccCTTCAGCGTGATGTCCATCAACATGACCCGCATCGCCCTGCAAGTGCTGCGAGAGGAAGCCCTGTCCAA gGAGTGCAACCGCCGGCAGCAGGTGGTCGGCGTCCTGAACGAGTTCTACGTGGCCACCTTCCTGCACCTGTTCCAGCTGTGGAAGGGCCAACAGAAGACCATCGCCGAGTCCGGGACCGTGCTGAAAGGTCAGCAGAGTG AAGTGGAGCTGTTTGCCAAAAAGAACCCCAAGCAGATGCTGCGCAGGCTGGAGCTCTTCCTGAAGGCCCGGCAGGCAGGGAGCCCCCCAGGAGGCTCCCCTGACCCCCAGGCCCAGCCGGCCTCGCCCGGCCTGGGCCACCATCAGGCCCGGGGCAGCCAGGGGAAGGAGCTGCACTTCACCGGAGTGTGTGACCTCCCCCCAGACATGGAGGGGGAGGCCAGGCTCATCTAA
- the LOC101070847 gene encoding ELMO domain-containing protein 3-like isoform X2 translates to MEESADVTSGTEGSTELSCECKPLEEITNGHSNLKSVRNGLVPGGAGRDPVVPSAALTPLPISTLKQNGLLQTLSAGGGQAKPAEENPELEKARQEWEALENIQPALPEDLNPTPIISFNEALQYFQTTDLGDVRKSIQPTVRRTGLAAITHFLFGPPRLHRELVEERDLVFAIAQCQMDNSQTVHMRVLQTIYKRLLGSRLDCPRYGSHWENIGFQGTDPATDLRGTGFLGLMHTLYLVMDPETLPLARDIYRLSQHRTQNFPFSVMSINMTRIALQVLREEALSKECNRRQQVVGVLNEFYVATFLHLFQLWKGQQKTIAESGTVLKEVELFAKKNPKQMLRRLELFLKARQAGSPPGGSPDPQAQPASPGLGHHQARGSQGKELHFTGVCDLPPDMEGEARLI, encoded by the exons ATGGAAGAAAGCGCTGATGTCACATCTGGCACAGAG ggctCAACTGAGTTATCCTGTGAATGTAAACCATTAGAGGAAATCACCAATGGACACTCCAACCTGAAGTCt GTGAGGAACGGCCTAGTACCTGGTGGTGCCGGTAGGGACCCGGTGGTGCCGTCAGCCGCCCTCACACCTCTGCCG ATCTCCACACTGAAGCAGAACGGTCTTCTGCAGACCCTGTCAGCCGGGGGGGGCCAAGCCAAGCCTGCAG AAGAAAACCCCGAGTTGGAGAAGGCCCGGCAGGAGTGGGAGGCCCTGGAGAACATCCAACCAG CTCTCCCCGAGGACCTGAACCCAACACCAATCATATCTTTCAACGAAGCCTTGCAGTACTTCCAGACCACAGATCTCGGAGACGTGCGG AAGAGCATCCAGCCGACGGTCCGCAGGACAGGCTTGGCTGccatcactcacttcctgtttggcccCCCGCGGCTGCAcagggagctggtggaggagcggGACCTGGTCTTCGCCATCGCTCAGT GTCAGATGGACAACAGCCAGACGGTGCACATGCGAGTCCTCCAAACCATCTACAAGCGGCTGCTGGGCAGCAGGCTGGATTGTCCTCGCTACGGATCCCACTGGGAGAACATCGGGTTTCAGG GTACCGATCCAGCCACTGACCTACGTGGAACCGGGTTTCTGGGTCTGATGCACACGTTATACCTGGTGATGGATCCGGAGACGCTGCCACTGGCCCGGGACATCTACAGGTTGTCCCAGCACCGTACTCAG aacttcccCTTCAGCGTGATGTCCATCAACATGACCCGCATCGCCCTGCAAGTGCTGCGAGAGGAAGCCCTGTCCAA gGAGTGCAACCGCCGGCAGCAGGTGGTCGGCGTCCTGAACGAGTTCTACGTGGCCACCTTCCTGCACCTGTTCCAGCTGTGGAAGGGCCAACAGAAGACCATCGCCGAGTCCGGGACCGTGCTGAAAG AAGTGGAGCTGTTTGCCAAAAAGAACCCCAAGCAGATGCTGCGCAGGCTGGAGCTCTTCCTGAAGGCCCGGCAGGCAGGGAGCCCCCCAGGAGGCTCCCCTGACCCCCAGGCCCAGCCGGCCTCGCCCGGCCTGGGCCACCATCAGGCCCGGGGCAGCCAGGGGAAGGAGCTGCACTTCACCGGAGTGTGTGACCTCCCCCCAGACATGGAGGGGGAGGCCAGGCTCATCTAA
- the LOC115246525 gene encoding steroidogenic acute regulatory protein, mitochondrial-like yields the protein MLPATFKLCAGISYRHMRNMTGLRKNAMVAIHQELNRLTDSGHSNWISHVHRRSSLLGSIKEETFSKEELSYVRQGEEALQRAIVILSDQEGWTVETVAANGDKVLSKTIPDIGKVFKLEVVLEQHLHSLYEELVGNMEQMGEWNPHVKQVKILQRIGPETMVTHEISADTPGNVVGARDFVSVRCAKRRGSTCFLAGTSTQHPKMPEQKSMIRAENGPTCIVMKPCSEDPNKTQFTWLLNIDLKGWIPKTIINKVLSQTQVDFAQHLRQRMANSVSLETAPVC from the exons ATGCTGCCTGCAACCTTTAAACTGTGCGCTGGCATCTCGTACCGTCATATGAGGAACATGACAG GTTTGAGGAAGAACGCCATGGTGGCCATCCACCAGGAGCTGAACAGGCTGACAGACTCGGGCCACAGCAACTGGATCAGTCATGTGCACAGAAGAAGTTCTCTCCTCG GTTCTATTAAGGAAGAGACGTTCTccaaggaagagctgagctACGTGAGACAAGGGGAGGAAGCCCTGCAGAGGGCCATCGTCATCCTCAGTGACCAGGAAGGGTGGACTGTTGAGACTGTGGcg GCCAATGGGGACAAGGTCCTGAGTAAGACGATACCTGACATTGGGAAGGTCTTCAAGTTGGAAGTGGTTCTGGAGCAACATCTTCACAGCCTTTATGAAGAACTGGTGGGAAACATGGAGCAAATGGGGGAATGGAACCCTCACGTCAAACAAGTGAAG ATCCTTCAGAGGATTGGTCCAGAGACAATGGTCACCCATGAGATTTCTGCCGACACACCCGGGAACGTGGTGGGAGCGCGAGACTTTGTCAGCGTGCGCTGTGCTAAGCGTCGAGGCTCCACCTGCTTCCTGGCTGGGACGTCCACGCAGCACCCGAAGATGCCCGAGCAGAAGAGCATGATCAG AGCGGAGAACGGGCCCACCTGTATAGTCATGAAGCCTTGTTCCGAAGACCCAAATAAGACGCAGTTTACCTGGTTGCTCAACATAGATCTAAAG GGCTGGATCCCCAAAACAATCATAAACAAGGTGCTCTCACAGACCCAGGTGGACTTTGCTCAGCACCTCAGGCAACGAATGGCTAACAGCGTTTCCCTGGAGACGGCTCCCGTCTGCTGA